The following is a genomic window from Candidatus Paceibacterota bacterium.
TCGTGTCCCACTGCTTCCTTTTGCTCCAAGATCAGCCTTTCCGTGTCAAGAAGGGTGTAGGTGTTCCCTTCGATCTTTGATGATTTCCATGCCAGTTCAATAACAAGCCGTTCCAGTTCCTTTTTCCGAATGACATCCGACAAATCTCTTGTTCTTTTTTCATATTTCTCTGTCGCTGCTTCAAGCGATTTAATTTCATCTTGAGTAAATATTTCTGACGGCAAGGAAGTTAGGAGATTGAAATTATATCTATTCAATCCATAGCGTTTGTCAGGCTCGATTGCACAATATTTTTTTGCATCAATTGGAATAAATATTCTGCCCAGCTCACTGATTTCATAGCTTGTTGACGGACCGGACCCGGATATTTTCAGTAATTTTGACTTCGTCATTTCAGAGAGCGCACGCTTGACCGTTACAAGAGATATCCCCTCGCCAGATTTAATGAATATTGAATGTATGGCCGATGATGACATCAAGCTATTTTCCAAGACTAAAGACAGTAATTTCTTTTGTTTTTCATTGATATTCATATGGATATTTTATCGTATCATTTAAGCACTTTTATCGTATCATATTGATACGATAAAATCAACTATTTGTGCTTCGCGAAATTTCACAATATCCTTGACTGACACAAAAACACGCCTTTCAGGCGTATTTTTCTTTTGCTCCGCTGGGTGTACGACGTTCGAACCGCTTTGGATGACCTGTAACTTATGATCTTGAAATTATGATGACAATGTTGACGATGATGACGATTAT
Proteins encoded in this region:
- a CDS encoding Fic family protein — translated: MNINEKQKKLLSLVLENSLMSSSAIHSIFIKSGEGISLVTVKRALSEMTKSKLLKISGSGPSTSYEISELGRIFIPIDAKKYCAIEPDKRYGLNRYNFNLLTSLPSEIFTQDEIKSLEAATEKYEKRTRDLSDVIRKKELERLVIELAWKSSKIEGNTYTLLDTERLILEQKEAVGHEKKEADMILNHKDAFNFIYQSKDQFQTLTRANLEKLHEILVKNLSIDIGLRRKPVGVVGSKYQPLDNGYQISEAVEALSGAISKVESSFAKALIAILGISYIQPFEDGNKRTSRLMANALLLANQKAPLSYRSVDENEYREAILVFYEINSIIPFKKIFIDQYEFAAANYAVK